The following nucleotide sequence is from Penaeus vannamei isolate JL-2024 chromosome 10, ASM4276789v1, whole genome shotgun sequence.
GGAAGCACGTAGTTCCGCCAAGATCATACGCTAACAACGCCCCTTTCGGCAAATATTATCACCATTTGAAGGAACACTCAAGCATCCTTAATTGAGGCAGGTGAAAATATAACCGCATAGCACACGactgtaattaatgataatgatcctacaAGTGAAACTCCGTAGCTGTTGGAAATGGCAAATTAGCAATGCAGACGAAACTTTCCAACACGGAAATAGGCGAACTGCTCGAATTCCGCGGCAATTTGAACGAGGAACCGACTAGAGAAAATGGCGCGGGAAATTTAAAAATTATTCAGTAGCCTACATACCGTCTCTGTTTACGGTGTTTGTCGGTATTTATCATTaggaatatatgtgtatctaactacttatttacatatttatcatgGAATTGGGTGTAGCGTGTGAATATGtgatcagatagataaatgtaaacatTCGCACGAACGTATACCAAGTAATTTCAACTTTCTGTTTCAAATTGCCTGGAATAAtggcatccgtgtgtgtgtgtgtgtgtttgtgtgtgcgtgcgtgcgtgcgtgtgtgtgtgcgtgtgtgtgtgtgtgcgtgcgtgcttgcgtgtgtgcgtgcgtgtgtgtgtgtgtgtgtgtgcgtgtgtgtgtgtgtgtgcgcgtgtgtgtgtgtatgtgtgtgtgtttgaaatatGATGTGAAACTATGTAGCAAAAGTGTCACGTACCTTCgattttctccctgtctttcatatgattattttgatcattataatccccattgatagcattattatcattgcatttttgTTGATCCCTGTTTtgctataatgattgttattaatggtattatcattattattaactatcaatattgtaatgttatcattatcattatcatcagtagtagcaataacaatatagttattatcattatatttgttgctattattgtcatcattgttattattactattatggtcattattgttatcatcgttattaatattcttgttacaattattatcattattgatattcttgttacaattattatcatcattattaatattcttgttacaattattgtaatcaccattattattgtcattatctgcattatcactattatccttatcatcattatcataattattaatattcttatcatcattagaatgcttatcattatcatcttatccttatcattatcattattattgtcattatcatcattgccaatatcattatttcattattgccattaccatcattatcattatttcatcacccTATTGCCTTTCTTCTAGATATCATCAACAAatgtgatatgattatcattattatcattgatattgtcagcatcattaacttatcatcattattttcattatcattctcattacccttatcatcattactattattatcaccattactattgttattgatattcttatcatcatcattattgttatcatcattatcaatatcatcctcattattatcactgattttatcaccattatcaatattatcattaacatcagcattaccattcttgttgtgttattattattgttattatcatcattatcattatgattatcattattattatcaatattataatcactattatcatcacaatcatttttattggtattactattactttaatccgtatcattattatcattaccatcattattattatagctatcgttatcatcgtcaatctacaaaaataatagtaacattatacTCACACAAAGCTATAAAACAGACATACTTGACATATAAATACTCACAGAACGAGACAAACAAAGCCCTAACTAACGACAACACACACCTGTaactaaagagaaaagaaaaatataaaaataacggaaaaaatggaacaaaaacaCAGGTATCTACAAATGGTTGTTATTCGCCACGTCACTGCCTTGCTACCAATTATAAATAGGAGATAAAGTGATATGCGTGTCAGAAAGGTTGAACATCTGTCAGGGAGATTACGAAACATGTCAGCAGGTGTCGGGTTGTGTATTTCGTCAGCCAACAGTACGGACACAAAACCTATATTAGAACATAAATATGGATGTAGAAAtcctaatgatatatatatatatatatatatatatatatatatatatatatatatataatgtatatatataatatacatatacatatgtatatatatataatgtatatatatatataatgtatatatatatatatatatatatatatatatatatatatgaatatataaatatactcataagtgtatatatacacaaatatacatatacatatgtacatatatatatatatatatatatatatatatatatatatatatatatatatatgtgtgtgtgtgtgtgtgtgtgtgtgtgtgtgtgtgtgtgtgtgtgtgtgtgtgtgtgtgtgtgtgtgcgtgtgtgtgtgtgtgtgtgtgtgtatttatagatccatacatacatacataaataaacaaacttatgtgtatatatatgtgtatatatatatactcatatgtgtgtttgtgtaattatttAAAATAAGAATTAACTAGAGCACTCATAAAaggtattactattaatatcattagcgtTAGCATTAGTATTAGAATTGTTATTCTCAGTGttggttatcactattgttattattattattattattattattattattattatatatatatatatatatatatatatatacgtatgtttgtgtgtgtgtgcgtgtgcgtgtgcgtgtgcgcgcgtgtgcttgtatgtgtgcgtgcgtgtgtgtgtacgcacacacccagaaagaaaaatatgaacctTAACGATTCGAAAAGTGATTTCTCGGACCGTTAGTGCGTGAATTAGTCTTCCcacttttattttatctgtttttcataattttctaacCGCAGGAATTAATCAGTTACCGGACTGTCTACAGGATATCTACAAGTCCAGATTCAGGTCGTTATCCTGGCAGAGAATTGGCCACTTCGCCGTCCCGTCAGTCCCGACTAGTTTGTACTCTGAGTCGACCTTCGCCACGTGGTAGGCGGTGAGTCCTGGAGGCCCGTGGACCAGCAGGGAGGCGTCCAGCTCTGTGTCTGAATAGAGGATTTGCTTATTGTAGCCCCAGGTCAGAGGTCGCGCTGGGTCACTCAGACAAGCTCGACACAGCTCCACGACCATCCCGCTTCCGTCTGCAAAGGTTCGCTTGATCAGACTCAAATGAtggttattatctatttttttacgtaAACTGCCTGACATAGCGACATTGTTGGTATGAAATATGTGTTGAAATGGCGATCTGTGTACTTGAATATCTTGTTCATATACATAGACCATCTGCCTTTACCCCTCCCCCGAGAATGGAAAATGTTCCAGCTATGTTCAAGAGAAACTTGGGTCCTAGTAAAACATTTATGAACACTGACCAGGTAGTTTATCGAGGTACTTCTTGAAGATGTCGAATTGCAGCCAGGTCGTTGCCACGGCGGCCTCGCCAGCCTTGCACGCCCCGCCAGTCTCGAAATACGTGTCGGGGCTCTTGCTCAGGCTGTAGATGAGGCCGTCTGCCTCCGCGTCCTGCCACTGCAACGCCACTGGGGAGACATGGCGGCGTTGGAACGTGGGTCAGGCTGCCAGGGCCTCGGCGGTACATGTATGGCACGTATTCTGCTGTTTCAGGGGATCATGTAATCAGATCTGTTATTTTCATGTcacaaaagagtgaaaaagagagatgagagtgaaaaagagagatgagaaagcaCCTGTCTCGAGAATGTGAAGGGCGCCGGGCATCCTGCCGAGGCGCGGGCGCAAGTCAACGCGGGCGGGGTCTTTAGGGTGCGGCGAGACGCGGCACTCCACGCCGCCCGCGCCGTCGCTCAGCGGGACGATCGTCACGGAGCGGCAGTTCAGCGCCACCTGGCACCGGCGCCGGCAGGTGCCTGGGGGAGGAAGGGCGCATTGACACGGGAATTTGAGGaacatctatataaatgtgtgtgcatatgcagcacacacacgtttataaaaataaaatgaaaaatacatatatgtgtatgtgtatatatatatatgtatgtatatataaatacatcgcTGAAGTCCCTTATTCAAGCAAGACGGGAGGCTTGATCTTAGCCCGGTCAGGTCAATCGGCTGGTCTCATTCGGGCCTAGTAGTCAAAGTTGTtggcctcatacacacacacacacacacacacacacacacacacacacacacacacatatatatatatatatatatatatatatatatatatgtatatataagtaaaagtatacatatatatatatagtgtgtatatatatatatatatatatatatatatatatatatatatatatatatatatatatgtaaaagtatacatatatatatagtgtgtgtatatatatatatatatatatatatatatatatatatatacatatatgtgtgtgtgtgtgtgtgtctgtgtgtgtgtgtgtctgtgtgtgtgcgtgtgtgtgtgtgtgtgtacatctgaatatatatatatatatatatatatatatatatatatatatatatatatatatatatatatatatatatatatatatatatatatacatatatatatatatacattatatatacatatatatatatatatatgtatgaatatgtatatatataaatatatatatatatataaatatatatatatatatatatatatatatatatatatacatatatatatatatatatatatatatatatatatatataaatatatatatataaataaatatatatatatataaatatatatatatatacatatatatatatatatatatatatatatgtatatatatatatatttatatatatatatacatatgtatatatatttatatatgtaaatatatttatatatgtaaatatatttatatatatatatatatttatatatatatatatatatatatatatatacatatatatatatatatgtatgtatgtatgtatgtatacatatgtatatatatacatgtgtgtgtgtatatatatatatatatatatatatatatatatatatatatatgtatgtatgtatatatatgtgaatatgtatatatgcatatatatatatatatatatatatatatatatatatatatattataagtatatatgtatgtatatatatatatatacatatatatatatatatatatatatatatatatatatatatatatatatgtatatatatgtatatatatatatatatatttatttatatatatatatatatatatatatatatatatatatatgtgtgtgtgtgtgtgtgtgtgtgtgtgtgtgtgtgtgtgtgtgtgtgtgtgtatgtatgtatatatgtatgtatatacatatatatacatatatatatatatatatacatatatatatgtatatatatatagaaatgtatgtatatatgtatgtatatatgtatatatatatatataaacacatacacactgtgtgtatgcatatatatatatatatatatatatatatatatatatatatatatatatatatgtatgtatgtatgtatgtatgtatgtatgtatatatgtatgtatatatgtatatatgtgtatatatgtgtgtatatatatatatatatatatatacacatacacacagtgtgtatgtatgtatgtatgtatatatatatatatacatatacatatatatatatatacatacatacacactgtgtgtatgtgtgtatatatatatatacatatatatatacatatatatatacatatatacgtatatacatacatatatacatacatacatacatacatacatatatatatatatacatacacacacacacagtgtgtatgtgtttatatatatatatatatatatatatatatatatatatatatatatgtatgtatgtatatatgtatatatgtatatatgtatatatgtatatatatatatatatatatatatatatatacacatacacacagtgtgtgtgtatgtatatatatatatttatacatatatatatatatgtatatatatgtatatgtatatttatttatatatatacatatatatacatacatatatatacatatatatatatgcatatatatatatatat
It contains:
- the LOC113818455 gene encoding uncharacterized protein, with amino-acid sequence MYRRVALQWQDAEADGLIYSLSKSPDTYFETGGACKAGEAAVATTWLQFDIFKKYLDKLPDGSGMVVELCRACLSDPARPLTWGYNKQILYSDTELDASLLVHGPPGLTAYHVAKVDSEYKLVGTDGTAKWPILCQDNDLNLDL